cttatgtaactccaaaaatatataaaaattaggaaaacgtgGCCAATTTGTATGTCAATCATGTGTAAAATTTTAAGAATTTTATCATGTTCTAGTGAATTATGATAATTCCAgcactgggcgcaaaagtttctgtctttcacagaatcaagtcaactatcaatCAAGTCATCCCAAAGggtttacttggcacaaacaccaactaaaagatgaaaatACAACCATTACAGTAGCAATAATCATGGTGactcaataaaataaaataaaataaaaagataactattgggttgcctcccaacaagctcttcCTTTGTAGCCATTAAGATAggtttttgagatttcaatattGCTCACgtcaaagacaagaattgaagcacaaatagagaatcataaaacatgtgacaagcacatttaagtctaacgtACTTCCTATGCACATCCAATTTATAAGAAAaaaaattatcaagacaagaaatatTTAGCATATGTAAGGAAGaagaataaaacattgacaatctcaaaataacgagaggtaatttggTAACATGGTAATTTTTATAGCTATACTTCCCTCTCTCaaaataattacatgtaggatcataatcaaattctacaatatagctatcatataaaatattctcttcatgatccacatgcataaaagttTTAACAATCTTCCatgatagtgggattaacatcaactaaagtcatgacctctccaaacccacttttgtcaaaaaaaatcataagattggTTGTTCTAAAAAATTGTCGGatttttacctaaagttgacactcttacaAACCCACTTTTAATATCACTAGGATcgtcaccccaatcatgatcattataATAAGTATTatgcataacaaaatcatcataaAAAATGACTACAAACAGAGCGTAAATAGTTCCATGTAATTTTATTGTATtagaaacatagagaggtggagatatggttcctctctcataataattgcaagtaggggcagaaaacacattcatatcatatccattaaaatcatcatgtataatggtaaaacgcaacccatcaatataatcctcaATAAGCGCAAACTTCTCTAATATAGTAttgttgggagaattcaaaaagataataggactatcaagTGTGGATGCAATAGCAATAatttcatttttaacataaggaaatatagcaagttcatctccataagcatcattagtattaattggcatcatggccataagAATGGCAAGCATCACATTCATCAAGaggggatatttcaatcaaatcaatGAGATCATAGCAATCATCTATAGATTCCTACAAAGTATCAATCACTTCTTGGACAACGGAGATTTTCTTACTATAAACTTTAATATATCCATTAGAATCATAATTTGCATAACattatttaagtatggcaaaaaaatcagatttgtaaagagtagcatcatacttttcaatcaaagcaGCAATTTCATaggcacccataaaagcaacaaattcttcaatttgttcaatatcataataactataaacacccttggCATAATAAGATAttatttcattatcattaaactcacagtggaagggaaggtgttttttagggttctcagagcaacaagtaaaatcaagTATTTCACATAAATTCAAAGCATAGCATTCCAATCTAGGTATTTGATCCCATAGTTGTCTCCTTTTTGAGACAAGCGGTGATGCACATAGGCATGCTCTAATGATTCTCTCTCAACTAATCTAGTTGGGGATTCAACACGAGCACAAATGAATTGAAGATGACCCATGTAGAAacctttaagtggatccatatgtCTATTTTTTGTGTGTGATAACATGATCATTCCAAGCggaaaagcaaaacaaaataattTTATGTTTTTGATATTTTTTTTGTAACGAGACTAATAAAAGCAAATAAAGCAAGTAAATGATAATGTAAATGAAGGTACTTGTAGGTATTTGATGATGTCTTCTCAGCGGCGTGGTGATTCTTAGCTTGATGGCGGGGCTCGGGGACACGGTGGTGCGGCTTCTCAGCGGCGTTGGCCACAGGAATGGTGGCTCGGGTGAGCATGCGGGTAGCCCTTGGCCTTGGCAGAGGAAGTAGATGACCTGCCAACGGGCTGGGCTGGCTGGGCCATCCTGGGCCAAAAGGTAAGTGCGCCCTCTCTCTTCTCTTTTTCAatttctattttatttttttctagggGCAAAAATGTCCAGCAAACACCTAGAAAACGGTCAAAGCCCTTTGGCTGGATGGTAACGGCAGAGAAGGACATTTTTATAAGTGCAACTAACGACGgaggggcaaatttgagcatGCTTCAAAATTAGGGGCAAATCTAAGTAGTGGGTTCCAGTTAGGGGCATAAATGTAAATGTCCCTATAATAatatgaaacaataaaaaaatatacaATGGAGATGTATCacattccacacgtgcatatgagttttccactgaatggCATATTTTAGAATCATAACAAttatagcatagaatataaactcttaattatgaatacagaaatataataatacaatattattgcctctagcgcATATTTACAACACCCTCcatgtcgccgccgccaccgccacctcccACCATGAccccgaggaggaggagcggctgGTGCAGGCCGTGATGGAGGACTCCGAGAGGGAGTTCAAGCGCAGCCAGGAGGAGCAATGGGAGGGGCTGGAGGAGATGATGGCGCCCTCGGCCGCCGACGATGTCTACATCCCGGAGTTGGAAGTGAAGCATGAGGTGAAGGAGGAGGTGATGGAGGAACGCCCATCTATCCCAGTGTGGAACCTGTCACTGTACGGGCAGTCATGGTCGTGGACGACCATGGTGCCATGCAGCCCGCCCTCGCCACCACAACCAGCACCGCCTGCCGCGTGGGCGCCGTGGTCACCACCACCAACCCTGCCACCACCACAGCCTGCACATGCCGCACCCGCCCCAATTTGTGTGCCGCCACCCCACCTCTGGACGTCGCCTCCCTACATCGACCTCACCACGGACGACGGGGACGAGGACGGTGACGCCTGAAGACAACCATGATGGCGGCGGGCAGATCTACCTTTTATGTTTTAAAAAATCAACTTAAGTTCTATGTGCGGCCGTGATTTAGTGGACTTTTTATTAAGTTATTGTAATATATGTGCCCATTTTAAATTATTTTCCAATgcctttttcccttttttcgaTCAAACAGACAAAATCCGGATAAGCCGACGTCCGTTTAAGGTCTAGCTTCGAAGTTGGCCTTAAAAGAGGCGGCGGGCGCGTGGATTGTTTTCAGCAAGCTTTTCCCGAAATGCTACACGCACGGGCATCAATTTTACGGGGTTCACGGAGAGGCTGAGGTGGGTTTTTTTAATTGGGTGCAAATCAGGATAAGGGCCCCACCCCAGCTGAAAATCAGGGGGACAAGTTTAATTAGGAGGAAAGAGCCCATATTAGCATGTAAGAGTCTGTGAGTCTAGTATTTTCGCACAAAAATTATACCATGAAAAATCTTCTTCAAATGAAATTACCTATacctttttttttgcgaataaaATTACCTATACCTTGGTGGCAGCTCCTCACTGGCCAATGGGACACCGGTATGCATTCCCGGAACGGATGATGGCCAGTCAAATCAAATCTGAAGGAACCTGCACCCTAGACCCTGCCCATTCCCTATAAATAGCGCTTTTCTGCGTGCAACTAGCTAAGCAACACATCCTTTTTCACCTGTGCTCTGGCTAGCTTCTAGCTTCCtcgccccttttgccctctctCATCATCCACATCTTCCAAAACAAACCAAGTTGTCATACAGATCGAGTGGCACAACCTCTGGATGGACTTCGATACGCTGAACTCTCACCCGGAGGCGCAGCTGGAGCTGATGAACGCAATGCTGCAGCTAGAGCAGCTCACCGCGCTCCCTGACCACGCCATGCCGGTGCCCCCTTCTCCATGCACGCAAGCCCCTCGTCACCAGTTCTCGTCGGCGCCTCACATGGCGAGCGCCAACGCCGGCGGGGCCTACCACGACCCGTATTCCCAGCTGCCGAACTCCGCCCCCTACAACGGCAGCCACCGTCGCTCCGAGTACACGGCGACGTCGCAGCCTCCACCCGACGGCGCTGGCGGCACGGGGCCGGCGGCCATGCGGGAGATGATCTTCCGCATCGCGGCGCTGCAGCCGGTGAACATCGACCCGGACACGGTGCGCCCGCCGAAGCGCCGCAACGTGCGCATCTCGACGGACCCGCAGAGCGTGGCGGCGAGGATGCGGCGGGAGCGCATCAGCGAGCGCATCCGCATCCTGCAGCGCCTCGTTCCGGGCGGGACCAAGATGGACACCGCGTCCATGCTGGACGAGGCCATCCACTACGTCAAGTTCCTCAAGACGCAGGTGCAGTCCCTGGAGCGCGCGGCGGCGGCCAACGGCCAGTGCGCGCCGCCCAACGGCGCGGCGGCCGCCGAGGCCTACCAGGGCCTGAACGGGCCGTGGTAAGATGAGATCACGTCGGCCACCCGCATGTGCTTACGGTCCGCGCGACATGACATATATGCATGTGCATGTGATGACATTAATCGACGTTGAGCCTGGAGCATCGCTCGTACGGCGAGGAATGCGCGCGTTGATAGCGTATGTACGGTCCTGTTTTGTAAATTGAGATGTACTAGGAGACCTACTAGGTAGTATGAGCACGAGTACTAGTACCGGGCATGCTTGTTACTGAACTCGCAAGCCGGTCACAGCTCATGCACAAGCTTAAAATGTTGCTCAGCCTTGTACTCTTACTACTGCATGCATGTATGCATGCACCTATCTTATGAGTAAGTTTTTTTTAGGGCTATCTTATGAGTAAGTATTGTAGCATTTTCAATCGCTGCAACATTAAATAGTTTGTCCTTGCAACTTAGAACTACGAAGAAGTACATCTTAGATGCGCttttatttttaaaatttgttATGGGCGTCATCTTACATGCCCTTTGTTCTTGAACTACGCTGTAGGTCCAGATTAAAAGAGAACACAAAGCGGAAACATGCATATTGAAGGCTAGGCTAGTTTGCTATTGCGCGCGTTGTGTTGAAGTTACTTCCCTGATCGACTTTTTTTTACTTCTCTAAAAAGCTGTAGAAGAACAGCTGGGAAAGCATGAAAAAGTTGATTAGCCAAATGATAGAATAGGCAAAAGCTTGATTACCATAATCTATTGTGATGTCAACCACGTCTTCAGTTGTCAGCTGCTACTGCTCTTGAAATGTGTTGTGCTGCACTTGTTTATGGTTTTGCAGCAGAAAAATAGACACGAGAACAAAAGAAATTAAAGTTAATTAACCAAACGGTAAAATCGGCCAAAAAATGGGTTGGACAAACGGTATCATCGTTTGACCTTTTTTTCTTGTTATTTGTGACTATTTTTTCACATTGAAATAAAAAAGTAAACACGTTACAACACAGTTATAAATCACTACTTGCTCGGCACTTTGGATGGAGTAGATGGAGTTCTGATGTAGATTATTGCCGTCTCTTTGGGGTGGTGAGGTTAGGGTTTCGCGTCGTGTGGCGTAATTTGACATCAGGTGCTTCAGATTTATGAAAGGGTTCAATGGCGACAACTGCTGCTTCAGGGCGCTAGTCTTTGGGGCACGTGCACTAAGACTTCTCAGCTGTCAACAACAAGGTCAAGGTGACTCCGATAGGCAAGCGGCGACAGCGGTGCGTTTTGGTAATAATAGTGGTTGTTCGATGGTGTCAGAAATTTGACGTAATTCGTATTATATTTGAGACGCTTTGTAGTTCTGATGAATTTTTATAATAGATCAGATGATTTtcggaaagaaaaaaaaacttccTCGGCTCTGAAGCCTACGCATGCATAATGGCTAGCTAGCTAGAGACTGGAGCAGAGAACAGTGGGTACAAAAACGAGCCGGCTTTCCGTGCACAGGACATGTTTATGCAGCAAGGAGAAAGAGCCACTATACGACCGATGATTGAATAAATTGAGCCCCTGCTGATCCTTAAAAAACGAGACTATTCCATCGATCGGGTGGGAGTGGCATTGTTTGCACGCACGCCCGTGCCCCTCAGCCACGAGCGAGGGTGGCTCGAATGGAGAAGCCTGGCAACGCCTC
This sequence is a window from Aegilops tauschii subsp. strangulata cultivar AL8/78 chromosome 7, Aet v6.0, whole genome shotgun sequence. Protein-coding genes within it:
- the LOC109743505 gene encoding uncharacterized protein, whose protein sequence is MDFDTLNSHPEAQLELMNAMLQLEQLTALPDHAMPVPPSPCTQAPRHQFSSAPHMASANAGGAYHDPYSQLPNSAPYNGSHRRSEYTATSQPPPDGAGGTGPAAMREMIFRIAALQPVNIDPDTVRPPKRRNVRISTDPQSVAARMRRERISERIRILQRLVPGGTKMDTASMLDEAIHYVKFLKTQVQSLERAAAANGQCAPPNGAAAAEAYQGLNGPW